In one Lolium rigidum isolate FL_2022 chromosome 3, APGP_CSIRO_Lrig_0.1, whole genome shotgun sequence genomic region, the following are encoded:
- the LOC124699030 gene encoding uncharacterized protein LOC124699030 produces the protein MSMQEKLGGDSTSLPPTQEISNLMKRNEELIGRFMFVVDHNKTLTCHFADLAVAGGRGRTNYMLLAISSIVGRKYIVAAKVQAEAIDVVNILFHVSRTQLISTIDPEVASSSTPKLPASIPKSTRLALPESMATPSDNNKISETTPTKEIIQAIDSDLEGEVGFTTKRKKRKAQKSITTPPNKVQPTIKER, from the exons ATGAGCATGCAAGAGAAACTTGGTGGCGACA GTACAAGCTTGCCACCAACGCAAGAGATATCCAACCTaatgaagagaaatgaagaattgATAGGACGATTCATGTTTGTCGTCGACCACAACAAAACACTTACATGCCATTTCGCAGACTTGGCTGTTGCAGGCGGGAGAGGCAGAACAAACTATATGCTGCTTGCTATAAGCAGTATAGTTGGAAGAAAATACATTGTTGCAGCCAAAGTTCAGGCAGAAGCCATCGATGTTGTCAACATATTATTCCACGTCTCCAGGACTCAATTGATCAGCACAATAGATCCAGAGGTAGCATCCAGTAGCACACCTAAACTGCCCGCAAGTATTCCAAAATCTACACGGCTTGCTCTACCAGAAAGCATGGCAACCCCATCAGACAACAACAAAATTTCAGAGACAACACCAACTAAAGAGATCATACAAGCCATTGATTCAGATTTAGAAGGG GAAGTAGGCTTCACAACAAAACGCAAGAAAAGGAAAGCCCAGAAGTCAATCACTACACCACCAAACAAAG TACAACCAACGATAAAAGAAAGGTAA